TATGGTATGACTTTTTTATATTTCAGAACAAATTTTTGGTGATAAATTGTCATTATTAAATTGTTGGCATTAAATTTGTAATCTATTTAGGAAACTTATAAAAGTTGATAAATCCATCAAAAATATTAAAATAAAAATTAAACAATGAAAACACAAATTTTAGTGAATCCTTTTAACGACGTAATGAAATTACAAGAGAAAGTAGGTAATATCTTTGAAAATGTAATGCAAAATGCAAATAAAGAATTTTCAGATTTTACATTATGGAGACCAACAGGTGATGTTCATGAATTCGACAATTATTTTGAAGTTGAGTTAGAATTACCAGGAGTTAAAAAAGAAGATATCAATTTAAATTTTGAAGATAAAACTCTAGTTGTGAATGGAGAAAAGAAATCTTCAACTTCTGAAATTTTACCAAACTCAAGTAGAAAAGAAAGATTTTATGGTAAATTTAGCAGAAAAATTATTTTTAATGTATCTATAAATGCTGATAATATTGATGCAAAATTTGAAAATGGAATTTTGTTAATCAATTTACCAAAATCTGATGAAGTTAAACCAAGGAATATTGAAATTAAGTAAAATAGTTCCATAATAATAACACCTCTAAAGTTATAATTTAGAGGTGTTTTTTTATATTATTTTGATTTACCAATCAAGTTAGCAACTATTTTTGCACTTGATATAACTCCTGGCAAGCCAGCACCTGGGTGAGTTCCTGCACCTACAAAATATAGATTTGAAACATCTTCAGACTGATTATGTGGTCTCATCCAAGCTGATTGCATTAATGTTGGAGCAAATGAAAAAGCACTTCCCAAATTACTATTTAATACATTTTGGAAATAAAGTGGATCTATAGATTTTTCAGTTACTATATGCTTTGACAAATCTGGTAAATAATTATCTTCTAAATACTTAACAATCAAATCTCTATATTTTTTATTTTCAATTTCCCAATTTGTTTTAGAACCTAAATGTGGTACAGGCGATAAAACATAAAATGAATCACAATTTTCTGGAGCTAAAGAACTATCTGTAGCAGTTGGGCGATGTAAGTACAATGAAAAATCATCTCCTAAAATCTTCTTATTAAAAATATCATTTAATAATGTTTTATAACCTTTACCTAAAATGATTGAATGATGAGGAATATCATCATACTTTTTATCTGTTCCAAAATATAGAACAAATAAAGACATTGAATAATCCATTTTAGAAATTTTGGAATCTGTGTATTTTTTCCTAAATTTCTTATCAATCAAGTTTTTGTAAGTTATAGCAACATCTGCATTACTAACAACTGATTCACAATCCAAAACAGATTTGTTCTTCAAAGTGACTGATTTAGCTTTGTTTGTTTTTTCATCAATATTAATTTTTTCAACTTCACTATTTAGTAATAATTTACCACCAAGTTCCAAAAATAGTTTTTCAATAGATTTGATTACAGCTCCAGTTCCCCCCATTGCAAACCAAACACCCCATTGCTTTTCTAAAAATAAAATTAAAGTATAAATAGAAGTAGTATTGAATGGATTTCCCCCAACTAACAGTGGATGAAAACTAAAAACTCTTCTAAGTTTTTCGTTTTTTATATACTTGCTTACAATTTTATAAACACTTTTATCTGCTCTTAATTTAACTAAATTAGGTAATACTTTTAACATTGATTTCAATGTAAGAAAAGGCTTATCAATCAAACCAAATCCAGTTTTAAAAATTTCTTCAGTATCTTTAATGAAATCTTCAAAACCTTTAGAATCCAATGGGTTAAATTTACTGATTTCATTCTTCATCGACTCCAAATTAGAATTATAATTAAAGAATGAACCATCATTAAAATAAATTCTATAAAAAGGATTAACCTCAACAAATTTTAAATAATCAATTGGAGATTTTCCTGCTTCAGTAAATAATTCTTCAATTAACCATGGAGCAGTTATAACAGTTGGACCAGCATCAAAAGTATATCCATCTTGCTTAAAAACATAACCTCTACCACCAGTCATATCTAACTTTTCTATTAGAGTAACATCATGACCCAAATTTTGAAGCCTAACGGCTGCAAAAAGTCCGCCAAATCCTGATCCGATAACTATTATTTTCAAAATGATATTTAATTAATTCAACCAATTTTTATAGAATATGATATAACGGATTTTAATAAAATATTATTGCAAAACGTATAAAGTAGCAATCAATTTTCTAATTAGGTATGTAAACAATTTGCTTTACAAACTCTTGATTATTTAACACAAATTTTACAAAATACTTTCCAGCTGGAAAATCTGAAAAATTAATAAATGTTGAATTATATCCCAATGGTACAACACTGTTATTTAAAATTTCTTTAACTTTTTGTCCTAAGGAATTGAATAAATGTATACTACATAAATTTTGAGAATTTTGATTTTTAACATTATAAAATACAAAACAAGATTTGTTCGTTAAATTAGGTGAAATTTCAATCACTTCATTTTCAATTGAAGGAGATAGTTCCTCACATATAGAACTTTTTATATCATTCGAATTACTTGGTAAATTTTTAATATTTATAAAACTAGAAAATAATTCATCTAACTTATAAATAATCCTACTTTTGTTATTATTTATTAAATTTAAATTTGTAGAATTGATATTCAATTGGAAAGTATCATTACTAATTAATAGTGAATGAAATTTTTTTTTTGGTTCAATTGAATAATCAATATCCCATCTAAGTAAACCAGAAAAAGATCTACAAGTTGGCAACTTGATTGTGTCTGAAAAGTTAGTTTTCAAGTTCAATGTGAAACAATTATTATCTGAATTATCTGATGTCAAATAATTAGTCCAAAAAATTAATTTCTGATTTATTCTATCATCAAATAATTTTATTCTACCAACTAAAGGGAAATCTTTTGCAATATCTAAAAAAGTTTTTTCTATATCGACAATACCATATCCAATGGCAGTATCTGGTTTAGTAAAAGAACTAGAATTCCTAAACAAATATTTTTTAACTTCCCAAGGTCTTAAGTCTGGATTAGCAGAAAGTATCAAAGCAACTACACCAGTTATACAAGGGCTTGCATAGGAAGTACCATTTCCACAAGTTACTTCAAATTCCGAATAAGCAGCAGCACCACAATTCCCAACACCCATTGCTGCAACTTCTGGTTTTATCCTAGCCCACGAGCTATTACCACGACTAGAAAATCCAGCAACTTCACCTTTTTCATTTACAGCAGCAACTGCAATTGCACTATCAGCCTCACCTGGAACTGAAATGTATTTAAAAGTACTAAATTCATTCCCAGCTGCTACAACGCATATCATTCCAAGTCTAACTGCTTCATTTAATCCAATTGAGGCAAATGCTGTATGTCCAGTTAATTCATCATGATTATGATCATTTTCAGGATCATCAAAATTGGTATAACCTAAAGATGTATTTGTTACATCCACTCCTAAACTTTCTAACCATTCAAGACCAGCAACAAAATTATCTTCTTCAATATTTCTCTCATATCTAGAGTCTTCAGTTTTGGCTAATGCAAACATTGCTTTAGGTGCAATTCCTATTATATTTTTATCTGTGTTTAAACTAAACCCACCAATCATGCTTGTTACAGCTGTTCCATGTTTTTCAGAAGATGGTTGGTCTGGTTGATCAGATACAATGTTATCATTATAAACAAAATCATGTTCAGCAATAATGTTAATGTTTTTAAGAGCATTGTGTTGCCTAGGGTTGAAGCCTTCATCCAAAACTCCAATAAAAACTCCTTCACCTGCAATACCCAATTTGTGTGCAAAATCTACTTTTAGCATTTTGTTTTGTTTTTCACAAACTCCATAATTCTCATTCAAACAAAAAGGATCTGTAACAGTTGTATTATTATAAGTATTATTATACTTTTCTATATTTTCATTACTTGAAACTCTCTTTATTGTTTTAAGAGTTATATAATTATTAATAAATGGAAGTTGTTTAATTTTTTCAAATATTAATGAATCGCAATCTATTATAACACTATTAAACCACTTTGATGATTGTGCAATTTTAGCACCCAATTTTACTATTTCTTCTAAGTATGTGGATTTTAAAGGTAGGTCTTTTGTAGAAACAATAGAATCTTTTTGTAAAGTTTTAGATCTTCTTTTAAGGCAACGGTCTGTTAAATTTGATACTGCTATTTCATATAAAGAATCACCTTTTACTAAAATTTTATTTGGTATTCCTTTATCTTTCAAAAATAATCTGTAAAATCGGGTTTGATCTGTTTGAGCAAATAATTGATTTATAAAAAGTAACATATAAACAATTGTTATAACAATTATATTTTTAAAAAACATCTTGAAATACAGAAACATATTTTGGATAATTTTTGAGAATAAATTTTTAAATGAAATAATTTAAATTCAAAATAATAATTATAGTGATTATATTGAATTTATAAACACTAAATATAACTATAAATAAGATTATTCTTATTTTCGTGTCGAAAATAAATAGTTTACTCAACATTAATAATTTTTATAAAATGAGTTCTGTTAAACCTTCTCCAAATAAGAAGTTAAACCCAATTGCCAAAGATATTCAACATATTACACAAATGTTAAATAATAAATCTACAGATAGAATTGTTCCAAACGAAACATTAGTTGGATGGTACAAACTTATGCATCTTGGAAGAATTTTAGATGAAAAAGCTGCTAATTATCTGAAACAAGCTAAAGGATGGAGTTATCATGCACCGTGTGCAGGACATGAAGGGATTCAGCTTGCTTTAGGCTATGTATTCCGTCAGGGAAAGGATTATTTATTTCCATATTATAGAGATTTAATGACATCTTTAGCTGCAGGAATTACTCCTTTTGAAATTATTTTAAATGGATTATCAAAACAAGATGATGTTGCAGGTGCAGGAAGGCATATGAGTAATCACTTTGCTAAAGTTTCATTAAATATTCAAAATGTATCTTCTTGTACTGGTAATCATGCACCACATGCAACAGGTTTAGCTAAAGCAATTAAATATTATAAAAGTGATGCAATTAGTTTTTATTCTGGGGGTGAAAGTGCATGCGCTGAGGGTTATTTTTATGAAGCTGTTAATGGTGCTAATACAACTAAGTTACCTGTAGTTTTCGTTATACAAAATAATAAATATGGTATCTCAGTCCCTTTACATGAAGCATTTGCAAACTTAACTGTAAGTGAGCAATTTAAAGGAATGGAGAATTTAAAAATAATTAATTGTGATGGCACAGATGTTTTAGATTCGTATATGGCAATGATAGAAGCCATAGAGCACATTAAATCTGGAAATGGTCCAGCAATGGTTCATGCTCAATGTGTTAGAATTGGTGCTCATTCTAATTCTGATAGACATGAATTGTATAGAAGCCAAGAAGAATTAATTGAAGCTAAATCTCAAGATCCTTTATTGAAGTTAAAAAATTTAATTTTAAATGAAAATGTATTAACAATTGATGAATTAAATTTAATTGAATCTGACAATAAAATTGAGTTATTCGCACAAGCAGATAAAGCAGAATTAATGCCTGATCCAAAAGGAGAATCTTATCAGGAGTTTCTAAATCCAGATCCTTATTTGGCAATTGAAGATAGTACAAAGCCTTCTACTGAAATGACTCTTATTCAAGCATTAAATTCTACCCTAAAAGAAGAATTTCGTAACAACCCTAATACATTTATGTGGGGGCAAGACGTAGCTCATAAAGAAAAAGGTGGGATATTTAATGTTAGTAAAGGTATGCAACAAGAATTTGGTTATGATAGAGTTCACAACTCCCCTATTGCTGAAGATTATATTGTTGGAACTGCAAATGGTTTTTCAAGATTTAATGATGATCTAAGAATTGCAATTGAAGGGTCTGAATTTGCAGATTACTTTTGGCCTGCAATGGAGCAACTTGTTGAAATGGGTCATGAATATTGGAGGGGATGTGGCCAGTTTTCACCAAACGTAACTATCAGAATTGCCAGTGGTGGTTATATAACTGGAGGTATTTATCATTCGCAAACAATTGAGTCAACTTTAAATACATTACCAGGAATTAGAATTGTTTATCCGGCTTTTGCTGATGATGCTGCAGGATTGTTAAGAACTTGTATTCGATCCAAAGGACCAAGTGTATTTTTAGAACCTAAATTTCTATATAATCATCAATGGGCAAAAACAAATGTTCCATCAAATTTTGAAGTTCCATTCGGAGTAGGTAGATCAAGAAGAGAAGGAAAAGATATTGGGATTATTTGCTATGGGAATGCTGTCCATTTTGCTCTTCAAGCAGCGGAAAAATTATCTTTAGAAGGAATTCAAGCTGAAGTTTTTGATCTAAGATCTATTAAACCAATGGATGTTGAGGGGATTTGCAATGTTGTTAAAAAAACAAATAGAGTTATTGTTGCGCATGAAGACCATAAGATAGGTGGTTTAGGTGGAGAAATTACTTCAATAATTATGCAAAATTGTTTTAATGTACTTGATGCTCCAGTTCTTGTAGCTGCGAGTAAAAATACTCCAGTTGGATTTTCTCATATTTATGAGAAAGCAATTTTGATTAATTCTGAAGACATTTATAATACTGCAAAAGAAGTCTTTAATTTTTAGTAATTTCTTTGTTATTTTTTTTAAAGTCTTTACTAAGTTTTGGTAAAGACTTTTTTATTATTAAATTGATTGAAATTTAACTTATAATTCAATACTTGTACTTATTTTAAAAATAATATTTAACTGTAACGGGACTTTGTTAAAATTGATACGCAATTTAATTATATTTATTTCACAATTAATTAATGAAAATAAAATACTTGAGATTTCTATTTAAAATATTTTTTTATCTAAATGTTATTGTTTCAGTTAATGTTTGTTATTCACAAAATAATATTATATTAAAACTGAGGCAACCACCACCTAATAAATTGGAAGTTGCTGATTTGTGGCAGGTCACTTTAACTAATACAGGTAAAACAGAAAATATTTATTTACATGGAACTGCTTTTCATTTAAATAAAAATATTCAAATTGTAGATGCTCAATCAACTATTATTTCTTTAGATAAAGGTATCAAATTTTTAAATGGAAATGAAGTTCAACCTATAAAATTAAACTCTGTTGTAGATTCTTATAAGGCTGCTTTATTAAGAACAGGTTTACTTCCAAGTGGTTCTTATAGAATATGTATTGATGTTATTAGGTCTAGCGACAACCAAAAAATTGCATCTGATTGTATAACTCAAACAATTGCAAATTTATCTCCACCTAAATTAATTTTTCCATTAAACAATTCAACAACTAGATTAGAAAACCCAATTTTTAGTTGGTTGCCTCCTGTTCCAATACCAATTGGATTAGAAATAACATATACAATTATTATTAAAGAAATTCTTGGAAGACAATCCGATATAGATGCAATGAATTCAAATCCTGCATGGTTTATTGAAAATGATTTGATGTCTAATTCTTTTCAATTCCCTTTAACAGAGAGGAAATTTATTAATGGGAAACAATATTCTTGGAAAGTAATTGCTTACAATGGAAAAGTTTTAATTGGTGAAAGCGAGGTATGGTTGTTAAAATATGAAATGAATAAACTTCCAGATAAATTCTTAGAAAATGATGGGAAAGAAGTTGTAATTAATAATGGTAAAGATTCTTTAAATAAAAAAACTAATAACAATGGTAAAGAAGGAAATAATATTAATAAATTCCAAAACACATTAGACATACAAAATGAATGGGATAAATCTTTAGATGAAAAGAAATTTAATGGAAGATTAAAATATTCAGATTTAAATGAGAATTTTTATCAAAAAAATAGACTAAATGATTTACTATCTAAGCCATCAACTTTGCCAAATGTAATAGGCGTTAGCACAATTTTTGGTTGGGATATTAAACCTAATAGTAAAAATAAATATGGTGGTGGTGTTCGTTTATTTTTTGGAAGTGATTGGTTTCCTTATGGCTGTGAAGAAGTTTTAGGTGTTGTTATAGAACAAGATCAGTTCAAGGAACCACTAGATAATAAATTAACTGATTGGTCTGGAAAACCAATCTGGAGATCTGGTTTGTCTGAAGGTAAACCGAACCTGAAATCTTTTGGACTATCAATTAAAAATGATAGTAATCTTGTTTTACTTGAAGAAATTTCAAGGAAAGTTTATGTCAGTAGTCATATCCCTGAGTATGATACAACTTCTAAACTTTGGTACTGCGACATACAAATTGATCTTGGAGAAATTAATTATTCAAACATTAGATTAAGCTTAGTAAGATATAGACCTAATGCAACTGAACTAAATAAATTATCTCAATTAGAAAATATTGAATTGGTAAAGCTCACAAACGCCCAATCAATTGCTATGTGTTTAAAACCTGACAACTCTGCCTTAATTATGACTAGTGGTTTTGATAAGAAATTTTCTTTAATAAATAACAAAATTATTACTAATGTTCAGTTCATTTCTATTGAACAAAAATCAAGTTCTGATATTAATTGGAAGGCATATTCAAATGTAAATACCTATTTACAATCTACATCAATTTCCAAATCAATCCCAGAATCTTTGATTAATAATCTAAATTTACAATTACCCAATGACTTGAAAATTGTTTCACAATTTGTAAAAAAATATAGACTTGTAATTTCAAACAATGTTATTATCGAAGACAAAAATTTCAATGATAAACTTGCAAAATCAATTTTAGAAGAAAAGAATCTACTTTTAAACAATAAAAAACTAAAAGGTGCTAGCATTAAGGAATTATATGAAGATCAAATTGAATTATAAATATAAGCTTTTTACAATTTTCTTTTTATTAACTAACTTAGTTTTTATAAGCAAATTGATTTCACAAAACTCAAATCAGACTTTCAACAAAAGTGCTGCACCTATTTTATTTTCTGGTAATGCAACATTAACAGGTCAATATTCAAATAGAGATTTAAGTAGTTTATTTTCCCCACAAAAATTTTGGCAGTTAGATTTAAATCCTACTTTAACTGTATATGGAGTTCCTTTATCATTGAGTGTTTTATTGTCCTCTCAGCAAACTGATATAAGGCAAAATATTAATTCTGGAGCTGTTAGCGTTAATGTAAATACTTTTCAAATGCAACAGGATGTTCAAAAACAGTTCATTATTCAACTTCAATCTATTCAAGAACTTAGAGCTTTATCCAGACAAATGAGCTTTGAAGCTTTGAGGGATTCTTTGATGAGAGATAATCCAAACAGACTTCCTGACTTAGCAAGAATGAGGGAGTTAGATAAAATTGACTTATATAGGAATCTAAATCAATTGGAAAAAACAATGGGTTTTGATGCATTAAGAGATTCTTTAGAAAAAAATGCACCTGAAAAATTAGCAGATCTGGCTTCATTAATTAAAAATCCTAACAAAATTGATAACTTAGAAAACTTACAAAATGGTACTCCTCCTCAAACATTGGATGATGCAAAAAAAATGGGATTGACACAGTCCTCTCAAGATTTTTTTACCAGTTTCCCAACTTTTAGTGTGGGTGCGGTTTATCCATCATACTCACCTTTAACTGTCTCTGGAGTTGCCTTAGCAGGCGGGAATGTAGAGTATAACCCAGGTGATTTTTATATGGCTATAACAGGTGGAAAGGCTTTAAAAGAAGTTCCTGCTGGAGTTGTTCTAGATACTTCAATAAAAAATGGCACAATTCCTCAATCTTCTGGAATATCTTCTTCCTTGGATCGTGAGTTATATATGGCTCGAATTGGTTATGGAAAAAAAGAAGGTGGACATTTTATTTTATCTGCAATAAGAGCTCATGATAATCAATTACCTTCGAATTTAAGAGATAGCTTAGTTAGTATTTCTTTGGATTCAACTATTGCAAATTCATTAAATCCCAAAGATAATTATATGTTAGATTTAGATGCTTGTATTAATATTATTCCAGATATTTTAAGATTCAATGGTCAAGCAACTGGAAGCCTTTTAACTCAAAATGCAATTGCACCGACCTTTAATGATGAAAATAATAATCTTAAACTTTTAAATGGAATAATTAAATTAAATTCTACAAGTAATCTTGATTTTGGAATTTCGTCAAATGCAATTTTCACCTCTAAAAAAACTGGATCTGAAGCTTTAGTTGAGTTAAAATATATAGGTCCAGGGTTTTATTCATTAGGTAGTCCTAATACTAGAAACGATTTGTTTAGTTATGAAGCAAAAGCCAGGCAAAATTTAATGGATGATAAAATGACTATTGGTTTGAATTTCAAAAACGAGTCAGATAATT
Above is a window of Chlorobiota bacterium DNA encoding:
- a CDS encoding Hsp20/alpha crystallin family protein — encoded protein: MKTQILVNPFNDVMKLQEKVGNIFENVMQNANKEFSDFTLWRPTGDVHEFDNYFEVELELPGVKKEDINLNFEDKTLVVNGEKKSSTSEILPNSSRKERFYGKFSRKIIFNVSINADNIDAKFENGILLINLPKSDEVKPRNIEIK
- a CDS encoding phytoene desaturase, which encodes MKIIVIGSGFGGLFAAVRLQNLGHDVTLIEKLDMTGGRGYVFKQDGYTFDAGPTVITAPWLIEELFTEAGKSPIDYLKFVEVNPFYRIYFNDGSFFNYNSNLESMKNEISKFNPLDSKGFEDFIKDTEEIFKTGFGLIDKPFLTLKSMLKVLPNLVKLRADKSVYKIVSKYIKNEKLRRVFSFHPLLVGGNPFNTTSIYTLILFLEKQWGVWFAMGGTGAVIKSIEKLFLELGGKLLLNSEVEKINIDEKTNKAKSVTLKNKSVLDCESVVSNADVAITYKNLIDKKFRKKYTDSKISKMDYSMSLFVLYFGTDKKYDDIPHHSIILGKGYKTLLNDIFNKKILGDDFSLYLHRPTATDSSLAPENCDSFYVLSPVPHLGSKTNWEIENKKYRDLIVKYLEDNYLPDLSKHIVTEKSIDPLYFQNVLNSNLGSAFSFAPTLMQSAWMRPHNQSEDVSNLYFVGAGTHPGAGLPGVISSAKIVANLIGKSK
- a CDS encoding S8 family serine peptidase; translated protein: MLLFINQLFAQTDQTRFYRLFLKDKGIPNKILVKGDSLYEIAVSNLTDRCLKRRSKTLQKDSIVSTKDLPLKSTYLEEIVKLGAKIAQSSKWFNSVIIDCDSLIFEKIKQLPFINNYITLKTIKRVSSNENIEKYNNTYNNTTVTDPFCLNENYGVCEKQNKMLKVDFAHKLGIAGEGVFIGVLDEGFNPRQHNALKNINIIAEHDFVYNDNIVSDQPDQPSSEKHGTAVTSMIGGFSLNTDKNIIGIAPKAMFALAKTEDSRYERNIEEDNFVAGLEWLESLGVDVTNTSLGYTNFDDPENDHNHDELTGHTAFASIGLNEAVRLGMICVVAAGNEFSTFKYISVPGEADSAIAVAAVNEKGEVAGFSSRGNSSWARIKPEVAAMGVGNCGAAAYSEFEVTCGNGTSYASPCITGVVALILSANPDLRPWEVKKYLFRNSSSFTKPDTAIGYGIVDIEKTFLDIAKDFPLVGRIKLFDDRINQKLIFWTNYLTSDNSDNNCFTLNLKTNFSDTIKLPTCRSFSGLLRWDIDYSIEPKKKFHSLLISNDTFQLNINSTNLNLINNNKSRIIYKLDELFSSFINIKNLPSNSNDIKSSICEELSPSIENEVIEISPNLTNKSCFVFYNVKNQNSQNLCSIHLFNSLGQKVKEILNNSVVPLGYNSTFINFSDFPAGKYFVKFVLNNQEFVKQIVYIPN
- a CDS encoding 2-oxoisovalerate dehydrogenase, with the translated sequence MLNNKSTDRIVPNETLVGWYKLMHLGRILDEKAANYLKQAKGWSYHAPCAGHEGIQLALGYVFRQGKDYLFPYYRDLMTSLAAGITPFEIILNGLSKQDDVAGAGRHMSNHFAKVSLNIQNVSSCTGNHAPHATGLAKAIKYYKSDAISFYSGGESACAEGYFYEAVNGANTTKLPVVFVIQNNKYGISVPLHEAFANLTVSEQFKGMENLKIINCDGTDVLDSYMAMIEAIEHIKSGNGPAMVHAQCVRIGAHSNSDRHELYRSQEELIEAKSQDPLLKLKNLILNENVLTIDELNLIESDNKIELFAQADKAELMPDPKGESYQEFLNPDPYLAIEDSTKPSTEMTLIQALNSTLKEEFRNNPNTFMWGQDVAHKEKGGIFNVSKGMQQEFGYDRVHNSPIAEDYIVGTANGFSRFNDDLRIAIEGSEFADYFWPAMEQLVEMGHEYWRGCGQFSPNVTIRIASGGYITGGIYHSQTIESTLNTLPGIRIVYPAFADDAAGLLRTCIRSKGPSVFLEPKFLYNHQWAKTNVPSNFEVPFGVGRSRREGKDIGIICYGNAVHFALQAAEKLSLEGIQAEVFDLRSIKPMDVEGICNVVKKTNRVIVAHEDHKIGGLGGEITSIIMQNCFNVLDAPVLVAASKNTPVGFSHIYEKAILINSEDIYNTAKEVFNF